The genome window TGGGCGCGAGCCACCCCATGGGCCCCCTGGCGCTGGGCGACCTGATCGGCCTGGACGTGTGCCTTGCCATCATGGAAGTGCTGCACACGGAAACCGGCGACGGCAAATACCGCCCCCACCCGCTCATGCGCAAAATGGTGCGCGGCGGCATGCTGGGCCGGAAAACCGGCAAGGGATTTTTCGAGTATTCGTAAAGAAATCGCTTCTGCCGCAACGCAAAACACCTGCCTGTTCCGGCAGGTGTTTTGCGTTGGGAATGAAAGCTTATCGAGAGACGCCCAGCACCGACGCCGGATCCACGCCGAGTTCCGCGGCGGTGAGGACCTTGCGGATGGGCGGATACCCTCCCCGCGCCAGATCGCATGCGATTTTGCCGCACTGCTTGCCCTCCTTGTCCTTGACGAGCAGGACCGTGGGGCTCATCGGGGCCGTGACGTTGACCTCGCTGACCACGCCGCGCGAGGCGTCTTCCAGCTCCACCGCGCTGCCGATGGGGTATACGCCGAGCAGGCGGATAAACCGTTCCGCCATGCCCGGGAAAAATTCCTTTTCCCGCATGGAGTACAGGATGCTTAAGGCCTTTGAGAGCGGCATGGGGTCTTTGTACACGCGCTTGCTGGAAAGGGCGTCAAACACGTCCACAACGGCCGCGATGCGGCCCGGCAGGCTTATGGCCTCCGGCCCCAGGGACCGGGGGTAGCCCGTGCCGCAATACTGCTCGTGGTGCTCCAGAACGACCTGGAAAACTTCCTTGGGCGCGGTTTTGTATTCCTTCAGATAATCGGCGCCGAGCTGCGGGTG of uncultured delta proteobacterium contains these proteins:
- a CDS encoding Metal dependent phosphohydrolase (fragment), with translation MAKEMMDAVRKGAPFDAPAAEPLVENILKSLDRNADALFSLCKLRQTDDYTYTHCVNVSVLTVMFARGLGMGDGTLQAIGLGALFHDVGKALIPARILQAPRRLNDDEMAVMKRHPQLGADYLKEYKTAPKEVFQVVLEHHEQYCGTGYPRSLGPEAISLPGRIAAVVDVFDALSSKRVYKDPMPLSKALSILYSMREKEFFPGMAERFIRLLGVYPIGSAVELEDASRGVVSEVNVTAPMSPTVLLVKDKEGKQCGKIACDLARGGYPPIRKVLTAAELGVDPASVLGVSR